In one window of Zingiber officinale cultivar Zhangliang chromosome 11A, Zo_v1.1, whole genome shotgun sequence DNA:
- the LOC122031485 gene encoding ent-copalyl diphosphate synthase 2, chloroplastic-like has protein sequence MTKRYGGERQEQRGGGRMAPLSVCRHRRPRAGRSRSDGAAGTCCSYFLVPSILGLETVSSSLYNLNRAAQVAFPGEEILARAKSFSYAFLREKEAAHQLLDKWIITKDLPGEVIYALDFPWYASLPRVEARLYLEQYGGGSDIWIGKTLYRMPLVNNDMYLELAKLDFNHCQAHHQLEWLYLQKWYEEAGLGWHGVSRRTLLEDFFLAASCIF, from the exons ATGACGAAGAGATACGGCGGTGAGAGGCAAGAGCAGAGGGGAGGGGGCAGGATGGCGCCGCTGTCGGTCTGTCGTCATCGTCGGCCAAGAGCTGGGCGCAGCAG ATCAGATGGTGCTGCCGGAACGTGCTGCTCCTACTTCCTTGTCCCATCGATTCTCGGTTTGGAGACAGTTTCATCCTCTCTGTATAATCTGAACCGAGCGGCGCAAGTGGCCTTCCCCGGCGAAGAGATACTGGCGAGAGCTAAGAGCTTCTCCTATGCCTTCTTACGAGAGAAAGAAGCTGCACACCAGCTGCTCGACAAATGGATCATCACCAAGGATTTGCCCGGGGAGGTAATT TATGCTCTGGATTTCCCCTGGTACGCGAGCCTGCCTCGCGTTGAGGCAAGACTCTACTTGGAGCAGTATGGAGGGGGAAGTGATATTTGGATTGGCAAGACTCTCTACAG GATGCCTCTGGTAAACAATGATATGTATTTGGAGTTGGCTAAGTTGGACTTTAACCATTGCCAAGCTCACCATCAGCTGGAGTGGCTCTATCTTCAAAA GTGGTACGAGGAGGCAGGCCTTGGATGGCATGGTGTGAGCAGAAGAACCCTGTTGGAGGACTTCTTCTTAGCAGCCTCTTGCATATTCTAA
- the LOC122032517 gene encoding exocyst complex component EXO70B1-like has translation MERNHPHLPQKCSSFASIGDEKHREMDRNLSLGNIKLVYGHEKKERHAGDSIREEGEGEEATENSNAEQTGASLSAISDDIDKFISLLLSVDEGGERPEIPESTINKFVELVEKEIAKYESGEAKWTGEEEEEEPSLLHAIERVYKLTEAASSFSSETNYFQTMNRAGVLLHQAMCLLEDEFYALLQDPHASKPDPGSCSTKVKGPISSAQVHDSPEPTACESPLPYPPETVQRLRMIARAMVGAGYSIECCQVFAMARRNAFDAALPRLGLERVSIEDVSKMAWESLEGEVGSWIKAFQHATTAVFPAEHALCEAVFAGHRDVSDRLFCAFARAAFIQLLTFPEAVSMTKRSAEKLFKVLDIYETLRDAAPSVDALLPNAPEAGRDQGSCAEWITGPKTEIMAVKCRIGEAAAAIFCDLESSIKADNNKMPVPGGAVHPLTRYVMNYLKYACEYRATLEQVFREHKKSDNSSGYDGECSRNGAAENEETFSVQLLEVMNLLHSNLEAKSRLYKDLALCNIFMMNNGRYVAKKVKGSPEIHQILGENWYRRRSSELRQYHKNYQRETWSRVLTSLRDEGLTTHGKSGSGVAKPVLKERFKSFNAMIDEIHKTQSAWVVSDEQMQSELRVSVSAVIVPAYRSFLGRFSQHLDPGRQTEKYIKFAPDDLESLIDGLFEGNQSATPSKRRS, from the coding sequence ATGGAGAGAAACCACCCTCATCTCCCTCAAAAATGCAGCAGCTTCGCCTCCATCGGCGACGAGAAGCACCGCGAGATGGACCGCAACCTCTCCTTGGGCAATATCAAACTGGTGTATGGCCACGAGAAGAAGGAGAGGCACGCGGGGGACTCGATTCGAGAGGAGGGCGAGGGAGAGGAGGCAACAGAGAATTCTAACGCGGAGCAAACCGGAGCCAGCCTCAGCGCCATCTCCGACGATATCGACAAGTTCATCTCCCTTCTTCTCTCCGTCGACGAAGGCGGAGAGAGGCCGGAGATCCCTGAGTCTACCATCAACAAATTTGTGGAGTTGGTGGAGAAGGAGATAGCCAAGTACGAGTCCGGCGAGGCGAAGTGGAcgggcgaggaggaggaggaggaaccgTCGCTTCTTCACGCGATTGAGAGGGTATATAAGCTGACGGAGGCGGCGAGCAGCTTCTCGTCGGAGACCAATTACTTCCAAACAATGAACCGTGCCGGTGTCCTGCTTCACCAAGCAATGTGCCTGCTCGAGGACGAGTTCTACGCTCTGCTTCAGGATCCACACGCAAGTAAGCCTGATCCCGGGAGCTGCAGCACGAAGGTGAAAGGCCCGATCTCGTCTGCTCAAGTCCATGACTCTCCGGAACCCACTGCCTGCGAGTCGCCACTGCCGTACCCACCGGAGACAGTGCAGCGGCTGCGTATGATCGCGCGCGCTATGGTCGGCGCGGGCTACTCGATCGAGTGCTGCCAGGTGTTCGCAATGGCGCGGCGCAACGCCTTCGACGCGGCTTTGCCGAGGCTCGGCTTGGAAAGGGTTAGCATCGAGGACGTGTCAAAGATGGCATGGGAGTCGCTCGAGGGCGAGGTAGGGTCGTGGATCAAGGCCTTCCAGCACGCCACGACAGCCGTCTTTCCCGCTGAGCACGCTCTCTGCGAGGCCGTCTTCGCCGGCCATCGCGACGTATCCGATCGCTTGTTCTGTGCCTTCGCGCGCGCTGCCTTCATCCAGCTGCTCACCTTCCCGGAGGCCGTCTCCATGACCAAGCGCTCCGCCGAGAAGCTCTTCAAGGTGCTTGACATCTACGAGACGCTGCGAGATGCGGCGCCGAGCGTGGATGCTCTGCTTCCCAACGCGCCGGAAGCAGGGCGAGACCAGGGCTCCTGCGCGGAATGGATCACCGGTCCCAAGACGGAGATCATGGCGGTAAAGTGCCGAATAGGGGAGGCAGCGGCCGCCATCTTCTGCGACCTGGAGAGCAGCATCAAGGCGGACAACAACAAGATGCCGGTGCCGGGAGGCGCCGTGCATCCGCTCACCCGCTACGTGATGAACTACCTAAAGTACGCATGCGAATACAGGGCGACGCTGGAGCAAGTGTTTAGAGAGCACAAAAAGTCGGATAATTCGTCGGGCTACGACGGAGAATGCAGCAGAAATGGCGCCGCCGAGAACGAGGAGACTTTTTCGGTGCAGCTGTTGGAAGTGATGAACCTACTGCACTCGAACCTAGAGGCAAAGTCGAGACTGTACAAAGACCTGGCGCTCTGCAACATCTTCATGATGAACAACGGGCGGTACGTGGCGAAAAAGGTCAAAGGATCGCCGGAGATCCACCAGATATTAGGGGAAAACTGGTACCGGCGGCGATCCTCAGAACTCCGGCAATACCACAAGAACTATCAGCGGGAGACGTGGTCGCGGGTGCTGACGTCCCTTCGAGACGAAGGGCTGACGACGCATGGTAAGAGCGGCAGCGGGGTGGCGAAGCCGGTGCTGAAGGAGCGGTTCAAGAGCTTCAACGCCATGATCGACGAGATTCATAAGACGCAGAGCGCGTGGGTGGTGAGCGACGAGCAGATGCAGTCGGAGCTCCGCGTGTCGGTGTCGGCGGTGATCGTGCCGGCCTACCGCTCCTTCCTCGGCCGCTTCTCGCAGCACCTCGATCCTGGAAGGCAGACCGAGAAGTACATCAAGTTCGCGCCAGATGACCTCGAGAGCCTGATTGATGGGCTGTTCGAGGGTAACCAATCGGCCACGCCCAGCAAACGGAGATCGTGA